In Drosophila yakuba strain Tai18E2 chromosome 2R, Prin_Dyak_Tai18E2_2.1, whole genome shotgun sequence, a single genomic region encodes these proteins:
- the LOC6532030 gene encoding serine/threonine-protein kinase 10 isoform X4, translating into MSFITNLKKVFHLGGGEAKKKRLYNNIKMDTDPAEFWEMVGELGDGAFGKVYKAQHKEQKRFAAAKMCQLEDEENLSDHMVEIDILSEIKHPNIVELYEAFSIDDKLWMLIEYCDGGALDSIMVELEKPLTEPQIAYVCKHMTEGLTFLHRNKVIHRDLKAGNVLLTMEGGVKLADFGVSAKNKHTMQKHDTFIGTPYWMAPELVLCETFRDNPYDHKVDIWSLGITLIELAQMEPPNSEMSPMRVLLKIQKSEPPKLEQPSRWSKEFNDFLKKSLVKDPQVRPTTDVLMQHAFINRNLDAKPIKDLLLEYKAEVVEEVVDDETEEPRNSALQLDLDDDSASLQSQDIDKLPGTPTSILRDAKEQSQPSSSLPIAAAATAAAAATTTTKATTPDRPNNTKDDNAEAAAQQPPHTKVPAPAPPSSQQTPPPQVQQPPTPPAQTTAAVLQKKPEDVVAVAETSEKTDSDKKHFVKKGKAPPPPSPLGLANAKPAASDSQTSPKKLATPEPASPVTTAIEVAIGQEAMEPKPQPPSPTASSIVSVQSVASSSSSGSVSNAVLSSSTSLITINSDPPTPQHHQPLPLQPQHLVLPNSLESVSQITVVTSTHPPVIIDNSVVPPQNEVIIVSNDLNKSTHLHESSTDDDFPSLDDSLGDASTPPHKQSSMILAVNEPAGVVPAPPSQPQTSSTVHARKLDESEVLIVSPSYADDDSAYNTASGSHSHDHSDHLMDTSHVSVVTVGDEGVKVKDSSNELGKRQPNGVGIVPEDVNIIVNRFKHEKRSPDSSLSENGSVRGRRGIEVLVGGSGGSDVDSIGTNTSQESRHETDHNNKQQYPAAALMPPPPPSLTNNHNHETIDEEEEVVIRPKARVPPVVKSANAQGLTKEEIELRNLRKKTRKRTRKFEIDGVQMTTTTSRVIYGDDENGRIYDDHDFRKQELRELKMLQKQEKKQQTELHLKEQQAKEQQDRRFEQERSSLEKTYEADMDMLARQHKQLVEKTEQTQENELRSSSKRIRSEQEQELKIFRENLKQEIRLLKQEVDLFPKDKRKDEFKQRRSAMDLDHEEKERAFLDSLKERHELLLRRLSEKHRDHLATINRNFLQQKQNAMRTREALLWELEEKQLHERHQLSKRHVKELCFMQRHQMIIRHEKELDQVKRMLQRKEEDMVKKQTMEKRALPKRIRAERKARDLMFRESLRISTSLDPEIERDRLKKFQEQEKKRYMQEERRFEVKHQKQLEELRATRESAIKELEQLQNEKRRALVEHEHSKLSEIDERLKGELREWREQLVPRKQRLEETFAQQLDEMETLYGGALIVSMPSDTLQRDHFTGSTRSSLSSYSEG; encoded by the exons ATGTCGTTTATCACCAACCTGAAGAAGGTCTTCCACCTCGGCGGGGGTGAGGCCAAGAAGAAGCGCCTGTACAACAACATCAAGATGGACACGGATCCGGCGGAGTTCTGGGAAATGGTCGGCGAACTCGGCGACGGTGCCTTCGGCAAGGTGTACAAGGCCCAGCACAAGGAGCAGAAGCGCTTTGCTGCGGCAAAAATGTGCCAGCTGGAGGACGAGGAGAACCTCAGCGATCACATGGTCGAGATCGATATTCTCTCGGAGATCAAGCACCCAAATATTGTGGAGCTGTATGAGGCCTTTTCCATCGATGATAAGCTGTGG ATGCTCATCGAGTACTGCGATGGAGGAGCCCTCGATAGCATTATGGTGGAGCTGGAAAAGCCCCTGACTGAGCCCCAGATTGCCTATGTTTGCAAGCACATGACCGAGGGTCTTACCTTCCTGCACCGTAACAAAGTCATTCATCGTGATTTGAAGGCAGGAAACGTACTTCTCACAATGGAAGGTGGCGTCAAATTGG CGGACTTTGGCGTCTCGGCCAAAAACAAGCACACCATGCAGAAGCATGACACCTTCATTGGCACTCCTTACTGGATGGCCCCGGAGCTGGTGCTCTGCGAGACGTTCCGGGACAACCCGTACGATCACAAAGTGGACATCTGGTCACTGGGTATCACGCTCATCGAGCTGGCGCAGATGGAGCCGCCCAACAGTGAGATGTCGCCCATGCGAGTGCTCCTGAAAATCCAAAAGAGCGAGCCGCCCAAGCTGGAGCAGCCTTCTCGATGGAGCAAGGAGTTTAACGACTTCCTGAAGAAGTCCTTAGTCAAG GATCCGCAGGTGAGGCCCACGACGGATGTGCTGATGCAGCATGCCTTCATCAACAGAAATCTGGACGCCAAGCCCATCAAGGATCTGCTGCTTGAGTACAAGGCCGAGGTCGTGGAAGAGGTGGTGGATGATGAGACCGAG GAACCCCGCAACTCGGCGCTCCAGCTCGACCTGGACGATGACTCTGCTTCGCTGCAGAGCCAAGACATTGACAAAC TTCCAGGTACACCTACATCCATTTTGCGGGATGCCAAAGAGCAGTCCCAACCAAGTAGCAGTTTACCAatcgcagcagcggcaactgcagcagcagcagctacaacCACAACTAAAGCAACCACTCCGGACAGACCAAACAACACAAAGGATGACAATGCTGAAGCGGCAGCCCAGCAGCCGCCGCATACCAAAGTGCCTGCTCCAGCCCCGCCGTCGTCCCAACAAACGCCACCACCGCAAGTTCAGCAGCCACCTACACCACCAGCCCAAACCACAGCGGCTGTGCTGCAAAAGAAACCCGAGGATGTGGTAGCTGTTGCAGAGACATCTGAAAAAACCGATTCCGACAAGAAG CACTTTGTCAAAAAGGGTAAGGCCCCGCCCCCGCCGTCACCATTGGGCCTTGCAAATGCCAAGCCGGCTGCCAGCGATTCCCAGACGTCTCCCAAGAAACTGGCCACTCCCGAACCCGCTTCTCCAGTTACCACGGCTATTGAGGTGGCCATTGGCCAAGAAGCGATGGAGCCGAAACCGCAGCCGCCCTCGCCCACAGCCTCCTCCATTGTGTCTGTGCAATCGGTggcctcctccagctcctcgggCAGTGTCTCGAATGCGGTTCTCAGTTCGAGCACTTCCCTTATTACCATCAACAGCGATCCACCCACACCGCAGCATCACCAACCGCTGCCGCTTCAACCGCAGCACTTGGTTTTGCCAAACAGCTTGGAGTCGGTGAGTCAGATTACGGTCGTGACCAGCACCCATCCACCGGTGATCATCGACAACTCGGTGGTGCCGCCGCAAAACGAAGTGATCATCGTGTCCAACGATCTGAACAAGAGCACTCACCTGCATGAATCCTCGACGGATGACGATTTTCCATCGCTGGACGACAGTTTGGGCGATGCCAGCACTCCGCCCCACAAGCAATCCTCAATGATATTGGCTGTTAACGAGCCAGCAGGAGTGGTTCCTGCACCTCCATCGCAACCGCAAACTTCTTCCACTGTTCACGCCCGCAAACTGGACGAAAGTGAGGTGTTAATCGTGAGTCCGTCCTACGCGGATGATGACTCGGCCTATAACACTGCGTCTGGCAGTCATAGCCACGATCACAGTGACCATCTGATGGACACGAGCCACGTCTCCGTGGTCACCGTGGGCGATGAGGGAGTCAAGGTGAAGGACAGCAGCAATGAGCTGGGCAAGCGCCAGCCCAATGGAGTTGGCATAGTGCCGGAAGACGTTAACATCATTGTAAACCGATTCAAGCACGAGAAGCGGTCGCCGGACAGCTCGCTGAGCGAGAATGGCTCGGTGCGCGGACGCCGTGGTATTGAGGTGCTGGTTGGCGGCAGCGGAGGATCTGACGTGGACAGCATTGGCACAAACACTAGTCAGGAAAGCCGGCACGAAACGGATcacaacaacaagcagcagTATCCAGCGGCCGCGCTGATGCCTCCACCACCTCCCTCGTTGACAAATAACCACAATCACGAGACCAttgatgaggaggaggaggtggtgaTCCGGCCCAAGGCTAGGGTTCCGCCCGTAGTTAAGTCTGCAAACGCTCAAGGTCTCACCAAGGAAGAGATTGAGCTGCGCAACCTGCGCAAGAAGACACGCAAGCGCACCCGCAAATTCGAGATTGATGGCGTGCAAATGACAACAACCACAAGTCGAGTGATCTACGGAGACGACGAGAACGGACGAATCTACGATGATCACGACTTCCGAAAGCAGGAGCTGCGCGAGCTAAAGATGCTgcagaagcaggagaagaAACAGCAAACAGAACTGCACCTAAAGGAGCAGCAGGCCAAGGAACAGCAGGATCGTCGCTTTGAGCAGGAGCGCTCCTCGCTGGAAAAGACCTACGAGGCGGACATGGATATGTTGGCGCGCCAGCACAAGCAGCTGGTGGAAAAGACAGAGCAGACGCAGGAGAACGAGCTGCGCTCCTCATCTAAACGCATTCGCTCCGAGCAGGAGCAAGAGTTGAAGATCTTCCGAGAGAATCTCAAGCAGGAGATCCGACTGCTCAAGCAAGAAGTTGACCTGTTTCCCAAGGACAAGCGCAAGGATGAGTTCAAGCAGCGGCGCTCGGCCATGGATTTGGACCACGAAGAGAAGGAACGCGCCTTTCTGGATTCCTTAAAGGAGAGGCATGAACTTCTACTAAGGCGATTAAGCGAGAAGCACCGGGACCACCTGGCCACCATCAACCGCAACTTCTTGCAGCAGAAACAGAACGCCATGAGGACGCGGGAGGCACTTCTCTGGGAACTAGAGGAGAAGCAGCTTCACGAACGACATCAGTTGTCCAAGCGGCATGTTAAGGAACTATGTTTCATGCAGAGACATCAAATGATAATCCGGCACGAGAAGGAACTGGACCAGGTGAAGCGCATGTTGCAGCGTAAGGAGGAGGACATGGTCAAGAAGCAGACGATGGAGAAGCGGGCGCTGCCCAAGCGCATCCGGGCGGAGCGCAAGGCGCGAGATCTGATGTTCCGTGAGTCCCTGCGCATTTCCACAAGCCTAGATCCTGAAATCGAACGCGATCGCTTAAAGAAG TTCCAGGAGCAAGAGAAGAAGCGGTATATGCAGGAGGAGCGACGCTTCGAAGTCAAGCATCAAAAGCAATTGGAAGAGCTACGCGCCACACGTGAAAGCGCCATAAA AGAACTGGAACAACTTCAGAACGAAAAGCGAAGGGCTCTGGTGGAGCACGAGCACTCCAAGCTTTCCGAGATCGATGAGCGACTGAAGGGGGAGCTGCGCGAGTGGCGCGAACAGTTGGTGCCCCGTAAACAG CGCCTGGAGGAGACCTTCGCCCAGCAGCTGGACGAGATGGAGACCCTGTACGGCGGCGCCCTGATTGTGTCCATGCCCTCGGACACGCTGCAACGAGATCACTTCACCGGCTCGACGCGCAGCAGCCTCAGCTCGTATTCCGAGGGCTGA
- the LOC6532030 gene encoding serine/threonine-protein kinase 10 isoform X3, which yields MSFITNLKKVFHLGGGEAKKKRLYNNIKMDTDPAEFWEMVGELGDGAFGKVYKAQHKEQKRFAAAKMCQLEDEENLSDHMVEIDILSEIKHPNIVELYEAFSIDDKLWMLIEYCDGGALDSIMVELEKPLTEPQIAYVCKHMTEGLTFLHRNKVIHRDLKAGNVLLTMEGGVKLADFGVSAKNKHTMQKHDTFIGTPYWMAPELVLCETFRDNPYDHKVDIWSLGITLIELAQMEPPNSEMSPMRVLLKIQKSEPPKLEQPSRWSKEFNDFLKKSLVKDPQVRPTTDVLMQHAFINRNLDAKPIKDLLLEYKAEVVEEVVDDETEKLKRQVKRRSLYQREPRNSALQLDLDDDSASLQSQDIDKLPGTPTSILRDAKEQSQPSSSLPIAAAATAAAAATTTTKATTPDRPNNTKDDNAEAAAQQPPHTKVPAPAPPSSQQTPPPQVQQPPTPPAQTTAAVLQKKPEDVVAVAETSEKTDSDKKHFVKKGKAPPPPSPLGLANAKPAASDSQTSPKKLATPEPASPVTTAIEVAIGQEAMEPKPQPPSPTASSIVSVQSVASSSSSGSVSNAVLSSSTSLITINSDPPTPQHHQPLPLQPQHLVLPNSLESVSQITVVTSTHPPVIIDNSVVPPQNEVIIVSNDLNKSTHLHESSTDDDFPSLDDSLGDASTPPHKQSSMILAVNEPAGVVPAPPSQPQTSSTVHARKLDESEVLIVSPSYADDDSAYNTASGSHSHDHSDHLMDTSHVSVVTVGDEGVKVKDSSNELGKRQPNGVGIVPEDVNIIVNRFKHEKRSPDSSLSENGSVRGRRGIEVLVGGSGGSDVDSIGTNTSQESRHETDHNNKQQYPAAALMPPPPPSLTNNHNHETIDEEEEVVIRPKARVPPVVKSANAQGLTKEEIELRNLRKKTRKRTRKFEIDGVQMTTTTSRVIYGDDENGRIYDDHDFRKQELRELKMLQKQEKKQQTELHLKEQQAKEQQDRRFEQERSSLEKTYEADMDMLARQHKQLVEKTEQTQENELRSSSKRIRSEQEQELKIFRENLKQEIRLLKQEVDLFPKDKRKDEFKQRRSAMDLDHEEKERAFLDSLKERHELLLRRLSEKHRDHLATINRNFLQQKQNAMRTREALLWELEEKQLHERHQLSKRHVKELCFMQRHQMIIRHEKELDQVKRMLQRKEEDMVKKQTMEKRALPKRIRAERKARDLMFRESLRISTSLDPEIERDRLKKFQEQEKKRYMQEERRFEVKHQKQLEELRATRESAIKELEQLQNEKRRALVEHEHSKLSEIDERLKGELREWREQLVPRKQRLEETFAQQLDEMETLYGGALIVSMPSDTLQRDHFTGSTRSSLSSYSEG from the exons ATGTCGTTTATCACCAACCTGAAGAAGGTCTTCCACCTCGGCGGGGGTGAGGCCAAGAAGAAGCGCCTGTACAACAACATCAAGATGGACACGGATCCGGCGGAGTTCTGGGAAATGGTCGGCGAACTCGGCGACGGTGCCTTCGGCAAGGTGTACAAGGCCCAGCACAAGGAGCAGAAGCGCTTTGCTGCGGCAAAAATGTGCCAGCTGGAGGACGAGGAGAACCTCAGCGATCACATGGTCGAGATCGATATTCTCTCGGAGATCAAGCACCCAAATATTGTGGAGCTGTATGAGGCCTTTTCCATCGATGATAAGCTGTGG ATGCTCATCGAGTACTGCGATGGAGGAGCCCTCGATAGCATTATGGTGGAGCTGGAAAAGCCCCTGACTGAGCCCCAGATTGCCTATGTTTGCAAGCACATGACCGAGGGTCTTACCTTCCTGCACCGTAACAAAGTCATTCATCGTGATTTGAAGGCAGGAAACGTACTTCTCACAATGGAAGGTGGCGTCAAATTGG CGGACTTTGGCGTCTCGGCCAAAAACAAGCACACCATGCAGAAGCATGACACCTTCATTGGCACTCCTTACTGGATGGCCCCGGAGCTGGTGCTCTGCGAGACGTTCCGGGACAACCCGTACGATCACAAAGTGGACATCTGGTCACTGGGTATCACGCTCATCGAGCTGGCGCAGATGGAGCCGCCCAACAGTGAGATGTCGCCCATGCGAGTGCTCCTGAAAATCCAAAAGAGCGAGCCGCCCAAGCTGGAGCAGCCTTCTCGATGGAGCAAGGAGTTTAACGACTTCCTGAAGAAGTCCTTAGTCAAG GATCCGCAGGTGAGGCCCACGACGGATGTGCTGATGCAGCATGCCTTCATCAACAGAAATCTGGACGCCAAGCCCATCAAGGATCTGCTGCTTGAGTACAAGGCCGAGGTCGTGGAAGAGGTGGTGGATGATGAGACCGAG AAGCTTAAACGCCAAGTGAAGCGGCGCTCGCTCTATCAGAGG GAACCCCGCAACTCGGCGCTCCAGCTCGACCTGGACGATGACTCTGCTTCGCTGCAGAGCCAAGACATTGACAAAC TTCCAGGTACACCTACATCCATTTTGCGGGATGCCAAAGAGCAGTCCCAACCAAGTAGCAGTTTACCAatcgcagcagcggcaactgcagcagcagcagctacaacCACAACTAAAGCAACCACTCCGGACAGACCAAACAACACAAAGGATGACAATGCTGAAGCGGCAGCCCAGCAGCCGCCGCATACCAAAGTGCCTGCTCCAGCCCCGCCGTCGTCCCAACAAACGCCACCACCGCAAGTTCAGCAGCCACCTACACCACCAGCCCAAACCACAGCGGCTGTGCTGCAAAAGAAACCCGAGGATGTGGTAGCTGTTGCAGAGACATCTGAAAAAACCGATTCCGACAAGAAG CACTTTGTCAAAAAGGGTAAGGCCCCGCCCCCGCCGTCACCATTGGGCCTTGCAAATGCCAAGCCGGCTGCCAGCGATTCCCAGACGTCTCCCAAGAAACTGGCCACTCCCGAACCCGCTTCTCCAGTTACCACGGCTATTGAGGTGGCCATTGGCCAAGAAGCGATGGAGCCGAAACCGCAGCCGCCCTCGCCCACAGCCTCCTCCATTGTGTCTGTGCAATCGGTggcctcctccagctcctcgggCAGTGTCTCGAATGCGGTTCTCAGTTCGAGCACTTCCCTTATTACCATCAACAGCGATCCACCCACACCGCAGCATCACCAACCGCTGCCGCTTCAACCGCAGCACTTGGTTTTGCCAAACAGCTTGGAGTCGGTGAGTCAGATTACGGTCGTGACCAGCACCCATCCACCGGTGATCATCGACAACTCGGTGGTGCCGCCGCAAAACGAAGTGATCATCGTGTCCAACGATCTGAACAAGAGCACTCACCTGCATGAATCCTCGACGGATGACGATTTTCCATCGCTGGACGACAGTTTGGGCGATGCCAGCACTCCGCCCCACAAGCAATCCTCAATGATATTGGCTGTTAACGAGCCAGCAGGAGTGGTTCCTGCACCTCCATCGCAACCGCAAACTTCTTCCACTGTTCACGCCCGCAAACTGGACGAAAGTGAGGTGTTAATCGTGAGTCCGTCCTACGCGGATGATGACTCGGCCTATAACACTGCGTCTGGCAGTCATAGCCACGATCACAGTGACCATCTGATGGACACGAGCCACGTCTCCGTGGTCACCGTGGGCGATGAGGGAGTCAAGGTGAAGGACAGCAGCAATGAGCTGGGCAAGCGCCAGCCCAATGGAGTTGGCATAGTGCCGGAAGACGTTAACATCATTGTAAACCGATTCAAGCACGAGAAGCGGTCGCCGGACAGCTCGCTGAGCGAGAATGGCTCGGTGCGCGGACGCCGTGGTATTGAGGTGCTGGTTGGCGGCAGCGGAGGATCTGACGTGGACAGCATTGGCACAAACACTAGTCAGGAAAGCCGGCACGAAACGGATcacaacaacaagcagcagTATCCAGCGGCCGCGCTGATGCCTCCACCACCTCCCTCGTTGACAAATAACCACAATCACGAGACCAttgatgaggaggaggaggtggtgaTCCGGCCCAAGGCTAGGGTTCCGCCCGTAGTTAAGTCTGCAAACGCTCAAGGTCTCACCAAGGAAGAGATTGAGCTGCGCAACCTGCGCAAGAAGACACGCAAGCGCACCCGCAAATTCGAGATTGATGGCGTGCAAATGACAACAACCACAAGTCGAGTGATCTACGGAGACGACGAGAACGGACGAATCTACGATGATCACGACTTCCGAAAGCAGGAGCTGCGCGAGCTAAAGATGCTgcagaagcaggagaagaAACAGCAAACAGAACTGCACCTAAAGGAGCAGCAGGCCAAGGAACAGCAGGATCGTCGCTTTGAGCAGGAGCGCTCCTCGCTGGAAAAGACCTACGAGGCGGACATGGATATGTTGGCGCGCCAGCACAAGCAGCTGGTGGAAAAGACAGAGCAGACGCAGGAGAACGAGCTGCGCTCCTCATCTAAACGCATTCGCTCCGAGCAGGAGCAAGAGTTGAAGATCTTCCGAGAGAATCTCAAGCAGGAGATCCGACTGCTCAAGCAAGAAGTTGACCTGTTTCCCAAGGACAAGCGCAAGGATGAGTTCAAGCAGCGGCGCTCGGCCATGGATTTGGACCACGAAGAGAAGGAACGCGCCTTTCTGGATTCCTTAAAGGAGAGGCATGAACTTCTACTAAGGCGATTAAGCGAGAAGCACCGGGACCACCTGGCCACCATCAACCGCAACTTCTTGCAGCAGAAACAGAACGCCATGAGGACGCGGGAGGCACTTCTCTGGGAACTAGAGGAGAAGCAGCTTCACGAACGACATCAGTTGTCCAAGCGGCATGTTAAGGAACTATGTTTCATGCAGAGACATCAAATGATAATCCGGCACGAGAAGGAACTGGACCAGGTGAAGCGCATGTTGCAGCGTAAGGAGGAGGACATGGTCAAGAAGCAGACGATGGAGAAGCGGGCGCTGCCCAAGCGCATCCGGGCGGAGCGCAAGGCGCGAGATCTGATGTTCCGTGAGTCCCTGCGCATTTCCACAAGCCTAGATCCTGAAATCGAACGCGATCGCTTAAAGAAG TTCCAGGAGCAAGAGAAGAAGCGGTATATGCAGGAGGAGCGACGCTTCGAAGTCAAGCATCAAAAGCAATTGGAAGAGCTACGCGCCACACGTGAAAGCGCCATAAA AGAACTGGAACAACTTCAGAACGAAAAGCGAAGGGCTCTGGTGGAGCACGAGCACTCCAAGCTTTCCGAGATCGATGAGCGACTGAAGGGGGAGCTGCGCGAGTGGCGCGAACAGTTGGTGCCCCGTAAACAG CGCCTGGAGGAGACCTTCGCCCAGCAGCTGGACGAGATGGAGACCCTGTACGGCGGCGCCCTGATTGTGTCCATGCCCTCGGACACGCTGCAACGAGATCACTTCACCGGCTCGACGCGCAGCAGCCTCAGCTCGTATTCCGAGGGCTGA